From Larus michahellis chromosome 5, bLarMic1.1, whole genome shotgun sequence, the proteins below share one genomic window:
- the CFAP184 gene encoding cilia- and flagella-associated protein 184: MAAAGGPGPERLEGLPGPGELSPAAPGESPGPEVLDGPGEPAEPRPEEPQPCEVQEPEPSEPSEPQVAAGPPGPSEPPGPSGPSVAEGPSGPSVAEGPPGPSESPEPWEPPEPPGSEIAEGPPGPSEAAPAAGGAGEEAAAASSISGNGAADETPPIAQPEEASVPPGEAERRSGEAAGEAAAEQRDIAEEGEEERRERAELLEQHRGLAGERERLRQSSARLQLRLGELLRLRRGEGPRAEAGADGPQRYGERLRRLQELREQREREAAACREREAARRRGGEERQARAQAEWAAFQARKKAVTVFSLGRRLGGREAAARAVERIQAREGDKEQQVREARVENIKLKHEIQTLETILKAQGELAEGQHFMDFEHMKKENQKHSEKIDDLTEEILKLKKKVSKAVHILSQFREKLQFVEAENQDRKAELMDIETVLAQKRDILTKTKKARDRLRRNNLKLQQKCGLLGNEILLRDFEEKVDTAELLSQQLETLKRHHAGVILTCSGIQKKIKEANSSFLAEDDQRKERMGKNKLRSFP; this comes from the exons atggcggcggccggcgggccAGGGCCGGAGCGCCTcgaggggctgccggggccgggggagctgAGCCCGGCTGCCCCAGGGGAGTCGCCGGGGCCCGAGGTGCTAGACGGGCCCGGGGAACCCGCAGAACCGAGGCCGGAGGAGCCACAGCCCTGCGAGGTACAGGAGCCGGAGCCGTCGGAGCCGTCAGAGCCGCAGGTCGCGGCGGGACCGCCGGGGCCTTCGGAGCCGCCAGGGCCGTCGGGGCCGTCGGTCGCAGAGGGACCGTCGGGGCCGTCGGTCGCAGAGGGACCACCGGGGCCCTCGGAGTCGCCAGAGCCTTGGGAACCACCGGAGCCGCCGGGGTCGGAGATCGCGGAGGGACCGCCGGGGCCCTCGGAGGCCGCGCCAGCAGCCGGCGGtgccggggaggaggcggcggcggcgtcgtCGATCAGCGGGAACGGTGCCGCGGACGAGACGCCTCCCATCGCTCAGCCTGAAGAGGCCTCAGTCCCTCCCGGCGAGGCCGAGCGGAGGAGCGGCGAGGCGGCGGGCGAGGCGGCCGCGGAGCAGCGGGACATAGCGGAGGAGGGCGAAGaggagcggcgggagcgggcggagctgctggagcagcaccGCGGGCTGGCGGGCGAGCGCGAGCGGCTGCGGCAGTCCAGCGCCCGCCTGCAGCTGCGTCTGGGGGAGCTGCTGCGTctgcggcggggcgaggggccgcgggcggaggcgggggcggACGGGCCGCAGCGGTACGGCGAGCGCCTGcggcggctgcaggagctgcgggagcAGAGGGAGCGGGAGGCCGCCGCCTGCCGGGAGCGGgaggcggcccggcggcggggcggcgaggAGCGGCAGGCCCGAGCCCAGGCGGAGTGGGCCGCCTTCCAGGCACGCAAGAAGGCGGTGACCGTCTTCAGCCTCGGGCGGCGGCTGGGCGGCAGGGAGGCGGCGGCCAGGGCGGTGGAGCGCATCCAGGCCCGTGAAGGGGACAAGGAGCAACAAGTGCGTGAG GCCCGTGTGGAAAATATCAAGCTGAAGCATGAAATCCAAACCCTTGAAACCATCTTGAAAGCTCAGGGAGAACTGGCAGAGGGTCAACATTTTATGGACTTTGAGCACATGAAGAAAGAGAATCAGAAACACAGCGAAAAGATCGATGACCTCACTGAAGAAATCCTGAAGCTCAAAAAGAAGGTATCAAAGGCAGTACATATTCTCAGCCAGTTCAGGGAAAAACTACAGTTTGTGGAAGCTGAGAATCAAGACAGAAAGGCTGAACTGATGGACATTGAGACCGTCCTGGCCCAGAAGAGAGACATTCtgaccaaaaccaaaaaggccAGAGACAGACTGCGGAGAAACAATCTGAAACTGCAGCAGAAGTGTGGGTTGCTTGGAAATGAGATATTGCTTCGGGACTTTGAAGAAAAGGTGGATACTGCAGAGCTGCTCAGTCAGCAACTGGAAACACTGAAGCGTCACCATGCTGGTGTGATCCTTACTTGTAGTggaatccagaaaaaaatcaaggaagccAATTCCTCTTTCCTTGCTGAGGAtgaccaaagaaaagaaagaatgggaaaaaataaactaaGGAGTTTTCCCTAA
- the TBC1D14 gene encoding TBC1 domain family member 14 isoform X5 codes for MVVQAKKRELKEAQKRKKQLEERCKLEDSIGNAVLTWNNEILPNWETMCCSRKVRELWWQGIPPSVRGKVWSLAIGNELNITHELYDICLARAKEKWRSLSTGGAEVECEDAGFSAADREASLELIKLDISRTFPNLCIFQQGGPYHDTLHSILGAYTCYRPDVGYVQGMSFIAAVLILNLDTADAFIAFSNLLNKPCQMAFFRVDHGLMLTYFAAFEVFFEENLPKLFAHFKKNNLTPDIYLIDWIFTLYSKSLPLDLACRVWDVFCRDGEEFLFRTALGILKLFEDILTKMDFIHIAQFLTKLPEDLPSEEFFTSISAIQMQSRNKKWAQILAALQKDNREMEKGSPSLKR; via the exons ATGGTGGTTCAAGCAAAAAAAAGAG AGCTTAAAGAAGcccagaagaggaagaaacaactGGAAGAACGCTGTAAACTGGAAGACAGCATTGGCAATGCTGTTCTGACTTGGAACAATGAAATCTTGCCCAACTGGGAAACTAT gtgTTGTTCCCGTAAAGTTCGAGAGCTATGGTGGCAGGGCATCCCACCGAGTGTGAGAGGCAAAGTCTGGAGCTTGGCAATTGGCAACGAGTTAAACATCACCCATG aacTGTATGATATTTGCCTGGCTCGTGCCAAAGAGAAGTGGCGATCACTTAGCACCGGAGGGGCTGAAGTAGAATGTGAAG ATGCTGGATTTTCTGCAGCTGACAGAGAAGCAAGCTTGGAGTTAATAAAACTGGATATCTCAAGAACATTTCCTAATCTCTGTATATTCCAGCAA gGTGGTCCGTACCATGACACGTTGCACAGTATTTTAGGAGCCTATACTTGTTACAGGCCTGATGTAGGCTAT GTACAGGGCATGTCATTCATAGCAGCAGTATTGATCTTGAACTTGGATACTGCAGATGCCTTCATTGCTTTTTCTAATCTTTTAAATAAACCCTGTCAGATGGCGTTTTTTCGTGTGGACCATGGCCTT ATGTTGACTTACTTTGCCGCATTTGAGGTATTCTTCGAAGAAAATCTGCCAAAGTTATTTgctcacttcaaaaaaaataatttaactccaGACATCTATCTTATTGATTG GATATTCACATTGTACAGCAAATCTTTGCCACTAGACTTGGCATGTCGTGTCTGGGATGTGTTCTGCCGTGATGGAGAAGAGTTCTTATTCCGTACAGCCCTGGGAATATTAAAActttttgaagatattttgaCCAAAATGGACTTCATTCATATAGCCCAGTTTTTAACAAAGCTACCAGAGGACTTGCCTTCAGAAGAATTCTTCACATCTATTTCTGCCATTCAGATGCAAAGTAGAAACAAAAAGTGGGCTCAG ATACTGGCTGCTCTGCAGAAAGATAACCgggaaatggaaaaaggaagtCCTTCACTCAAACGTTAA
- the TBC1D14 gene encoding TBC1 domain family member 14 isoform X4 has protein sequence MEYEEKTGRAHRPLSPKQNVRKNLDFEPLSTTALILEDRPANLPAKPAEEAQKHRQQYEEMVVQAKKRELKEAQKRKKQLEERCKLEDSIGNAVLTWNNEILPNWETMCCSRKVRELWWQGIPPSVRGKVWSLAIGNELNITHELYDICLARAKEKWRSLSTGGAEVECEDAGFSAADREASLELIKLDISRTFPNLCIFQQGGPYHDTLHSILGAYTCYRPDVGYVQGMSFIAAVLILNLDTADAFIAFSNLLNKPCQMAFFRVDHGLMLTYFAAFEVFFEENLPKLFAHFKKNNLTPDIYLIDWIFTLYSKSLPLDLACRVWDVFCRDGEEFLFRTALGILKLFEDILTKMDFIHIAQFLTKLPEDLPSEEFFTSISAIQMQSRNKKWAQILAALQKDNREMEKGSPSLKR, from the exons ATG gaatatgaagaaaaaactgGACGAGCTCACAGACCACTCTCTCCTAAACAGAATGTGAGGAAGAATCTTGATTTTGAACCACTCTCCACTACAGCACTTATTTTAGAGGACAGACCAGC gaaCCTCCCTGCAAAACCAGCAGAAGAAGCTCAGAAACACAGGCAACAGTACGAAGAAATGGTGGTTCAAGCAAAAAAAAGAG AGCTTAAAGAAGcccagaagaggaagaaacaactGGAAGAACGCTGTAAACTGGAAGACAGCATTGGCAATGCTGTTCTGACTTGGAACAATGAAATCTTGCCCAACTGGGAAACTAT gtgTTGTTCCCGTAAAGTTCGAGAGCTATGGTGGCAGGGCATCCCACCGAGTGTGAGAGGCAAAGTCTGGAGCTTGGCAATTGGCAACGAGTTAAACATCACCCATG aacTGTATGATATTTGCCTGGCTCGTGCCAAAGAGAAGTGGCGATCACTTAGCACCGGAGGGGCTGAAGTAGAATGTGAAG ATGCTGGATTTTCTGCAGCTGACAGAGAAGCAAGCTTGGAGTTAATAAAACTGGATATCTCAAGAACATTTCCTAATCTCTGTATATTCCAGCAA gGTGGTCCGTACCATGACACGTTGCACAGTATTTTAGGAGCCTATACTTGTTACAGGCCTGATGTAGGCTAT GTACAGGGCATGTCATTCATAGCAGCAGTATTGATCTTGAACTTGGATACTGCAGATGCCTTCATTGCTTTTTCTAATCTTTTAAATAAACCCTGTCAGATGGCGTTTTTTCGTGTGGACCATGGCCTT ATGTTGACTTACTTTGCCGCATTTGAGGTATTCTTCGAAGAAAATCTGCCAAAGTTATTTgctcacttcaaaaaaaataatttaactccaGACATCTATCTTATTGATTG GATATTCACATTGTACAGCAAATCTTTGCCACTAGACTTGGCATGTCGTGTCTGGGATGTGTTCTGCCGTGATGGAGAAGAGTTCTTATTCCGTACAGCCCTGGGAATATTAAAActttttgaagatattttgaCCAAAATGGACTTCATTCATATAGCCCAGTTTTTAACAAAGCTACCAGAGGACTTGCCTTCAGAAGAATTCTTCACATCTATTTCTGCCATTCAGATGCAAAGTAGAAACAAAAAGTGGGCTCAG ATACTGGCTGCTCTGCAGAAAGATAACCgggaaatggaaaaaggaagtCCTTCACTCAAACGTTAA
- the TADA2B gene encoding transcriptional adapter 2-beta: MAELGKKYCVYCLAEVSSLRFRCTECADIELCPDCFSAGAEIGPHRRWHGYQLVDGGRFTLWGAEAEGGWSSREEQLLLDAIEQFGFGNWEDMAAHVGASRTPQEVMEHYVSMYIHGNLGKACIPDTIPNRVTDHTCPSGGPLSPSLTTPLPPLDISVAEQQQLGYMPLRDDYEIEYDQDAETLISGLSVNYDDDDVEIELKRAHVDMYVRKLKERQRRKNIARDYNLVPAFLGKDKKDKEKAPKRKITKEEKELRLKLRPLYQFMSCKEFEDFFENMHKERILRAKIRELQRYRRNGITKMEESAEYEAARHKREKRKENKNIASSKRGKEDGKEGEFAAIENLPGFELLSDREKVLCSSLNLSPARYVTVKTIIIKDHLQKRQGIPSKSRLPSYLDKVLKKRILNFLTESGWISRDAS; this comes from the exons ATGGCGGAACTGGGGAAGAAGTACTGCGTGTACTGCCTGGCCGAGGTGAGTTCCCTCCGCTTCCGCTGCACCGAGTGCGCCGACATCGAGCTCTGCCCCGACTGCTTCTCGGCGGGTGCCGAGATCGGCCCGCACCGACGATGGCACGGCTACCAGCTCGTCGACGGCGGTCGCTTCACCCTCTGGGGCGCCGAGGCCGAGGGCGGCTGGAGCAGCCGGGAGGAGCAGCTGCTGTTGGACGCCATCGAGCAGTTCGGCTTCGGCAACTGG GAGGACATGGCTGCTCACGTGGGAGCCTCCCGAACGCCTCAGGAGGTGATGGAACACTATGTGAGCATGTATATCCACGGCAACCTGGGAAAAGCCTGCATCCCTGACACTATTCCCAACAGAGTAACGGATCACACGTGTCCCAGCGGCGGCCCGCTTTCTCCTAGCTTGACCACGCCGCTCCCACCATTGGATATATCggtggctgagcagcagcagctgggataCATGCCGCTTCGGGATGACTACGAGATTGAATATGATCAAGATGCGGAGACTCTGATCAGTGGCCTTTCGGTGAACTATGATGACGATGATGTGGAAATAGAGTTAAAAAGAGCTCATGTAGACATGTATGTAAGGAAACTCAAGGAGAGGCAACGGCGGAAGAACATTGCGCGAGACTATAACTTGGTACCGGCCTTTCTGGGGAAGGATAAAAAGGACAAGGAGAAAGCTCCCAAACGAAAGATcacaaaagaagagaaggagTTGAGGCTGAAACTGAGGCCTCTGTACCAGTTCATGTCTTGCAAGGAGTTTGAAGACTTCTTTGAGAACATGCACAAGGAGAGGATACTTCGAGCAAAGATTCGGGAGCTGCAGCGGTATCGTCGAAATGGAATCACCAAAATGGAAGAGTCGGCAGAATACGAGGCAGCCAGGCATAAAcgggaaaagaggaaggagaacaaAAACATAGCTAGTTctaagagagggaaggaagacgGTAAAGAGGGTGAATTTGCTGCCATTGAAAACCTGCCTGGCTTTGAACTCCTATCGGACCGGGAAAAGGTGCTCTGCAGCTCTCTAAATTTGAGTCCTGCACGTTATGTGACTGTAAAAACTATAATCATTAAAGACCATCTCCAAAAAAGACAAGGAATTCCTTCAAAGAGTCGCCTTCCCAGTTACTTAGATAAGGTACtgaagaaaaggattttaaaCTTTCTCACAGAAAGCGGTTGGATATCCAGGGATGCTTCATGA